A stretch of Rhizobium sp. TH2 DNA encodes these proteins:
- a CDS encoding calcium-binding protein, which produces MRAEGDNAAITNMKGGTINAETAVAFFDAEDGTLTNAGKIVGDISGGTGETSIVNKGLIVGDISLGDGVDRIDTRKGTIDGQIDGGDGGDTFLVGSKSINIVELDTGLGMDNVRSTVSFTLADNLETLTLLGKKDIDATGNSGGNSLRGNSGDNVLRGLHGDDTLDGGKGNDILIGGTGEDVFEFDLKTDHDVVKGFENGLDLISSDFISNEDEFNDMVANHLKVQGDDLLIKYGDDTLLIKNMEKADLDWGDFISI; this is translated from the coding sequence GTGCGCGCCGAGGGCGACAACGCTGCCATCACGAACATGAAAGGCGGTACGATCAACGCTGAAACAGCAGTCGCCTTCTTCGATGCCGAGGATGGTACGCTGACCAATGCTGGCAAGATTGTTGGCGACATCTCTGGTGGTACCGGCGAGACGTCGATCGTCAACAAAGGCCTGATCGTTGGCGACATCTCGCTTGGAGACGGTGTGGACCGGATCGACACCCGTAAGGGCACGATCGACGGTCAGATCGACGGTGGCGATGGCGGGGATACCTTCCTCGTGGGCAGCAAGTCCATCAACATCGTCGAACTGGATACTGGTCTTGGAATGGACAATGTCCGATCGACCGTAAGCTTTACGCTCGCCGATAACCTCGAAACACTAACACTGCTCGGCAAGAAGGACATTGATGCGACTGGAAACAGCGGCGGCAACTCGCTACGCGGCAATTCAGGCGACAACGTCCTTCGGGGCTTGCACGGCGATGACACTCTCGACGGCGGCAAAGGAAACGACATCCTCATCGGCGGCACCGGCGAAGACGTGTTCGAGTTTGATCTGAAAACCGACCACGACGTCGTCAAGGGCTTCGAGAATGGCCTGGATCTGATCTCTTCGGACTTCATCTCCAATGAAGATGAATTCAACGATATGGTTGCAAATCATCTAAAGGTGCAGGGCGATGACCTCCTGATTAAGTATGGCGATGACACGCTGCTGATCAAGAACATGGAAAAGGCCGATCTTGATTGGGGCGACTTTATCAGTATCTGA
- a CDS encoding KTSC domain-containing protein has product MTYDSDGRRTNRARTVRLFAVIFFAAMVGIFAVRTSTAHAETVDVKYRGPVDLAKFECQGTISTLVNRVCYNAEHQYMLILLKATWYHYCEIDAGTVGKLSKFYNARIKHSSTGGKFGCRDKVVLEL; this is encoded by the coding sequence ATGACATACGACTCCGATGGTAGGCGCACAAATCGCGCACGCACAGTTAGACTATTTGCGGTGATATTCTTTGCTGCGATGGTCGGGATTTTCGCAGTGCGAACCTCTACGGCTCACGCTGAAACGGTGGATGTGAAATATCGCGGTCCCGTCGATTTGGCCAAATTCGAATGCCAGGGCACCATCAGCACCCTCGTCAATCGCGTCTGTTATAACGCTGAGCACCAATACATGCTGATCCTGCTGAAGGCGACCTGGTATCATTACTGCGAGATTGACGCCGGCACCGTCGGCAAACTCAGTAAATTCTACAACGCTCGGATCAAACATAGCTCGACCGGGGGTAAGTTCGGGTGCCGCGACAAGGTTGTGCTCGAGCTTTGA